In Haliotis asinina isolate JCU_RB_2024 chromosome 16, JCU_Hal_asi_v2, whole genome shotgun sequence, the following are encoded in one genomic region:
- the LOC137267609 gene encoding phosphatidylinositol 4,5-bisphosphate 3-kinase catalytic subunit alpha isoform-like has protein sequence MPPSSGELWGHHLMPSQVPVDCLLPTGIIVPMLCNRDATLEKIKTDLWIESKKYPLHGHLLCAESYIFVGITQDAEREEFYDETRRLCDLRLFQATLKVMEPIGNREEKMLNYEIGMLIGKPVNEFNEMKDLEVMTFRRNILGVCKETIDQREKDNILSRAMYAYPPDIESNQVLPPHLTEKLKKFGDDNSVIICVWVVAEDNNRSKYSVKVAHNATPTDVIAETIRRRSRLMMMSKEHTQRCIEEYSHAYVLKVCGCDQFFLEDCPISQYKPIRECIANEKIPQLMLLLKESVFDSLHENEFFLPSYSVRGIQALNEINNQQTVSLWDVQAMLRIKMNCATYVNVKELGKIYVKACVYHGTEPLCEARNTQQVDSTNPRWDQWLEFLPIPDIPRSARLCLSICSVSKRKNKKVHYALAWGNLQMFDFNDRLLSEKISLHLWPMPQGMDDLLNPIGSPGSNPDKDCPCLELEFDRFSHPVRYPPDSHFEQLANHITHRDTYSQIDTKQELERDRKMLEDIISKDPLSDLSEQDKELLWKRRELCLAMPHSLPKLLSSVKWNDRENVAQLYVLLRRWPSVVPEVALELLDCSYSDLRVRQFAVECLDRGLRDDKLSQYLLQLVQALKYEPYMDNPMTKFLLKRALLSQRIGNFFFWHLKSEMHQTSSRLRFGLMLEAYCRGCGSFLKTLSRQVEALEKLTKLTDMLKSEVKDDEQMKFLQEQLQQPDYQEALQSIISPLNTAHVLGEVIQADCRVMTSKKRPLWLVWSNPDPMRDVHQADYRLMFKNGDDLRQDMLTLQVIRLMDTIWKAEGLDLRMIPYGCLATGKDVGLIQVVRNAKTITSIQSRGGTRAAIQMDSSQLHRWIKEKNADRYDQAIDAFTRSCAGYCVATFVLGIGDRHPENIMVTEEGQVFHIDFGHFLDHKKKKFGINRERVPFVLTEDFIRVIAKGADQPSKQEEYERFQKLCISAYVFLRKHAHLFITLFTLMLSCGIPELQSLDDIGYIRKTLAVEKTEKEAVKYFMEQFGNAYGDSWTTKFDWFFHNIKQWL, from the exons ATGCCGCCAAGCTCAGGGGAATTATGGGGGCATCATTTGATGCCCTCACAGGTGCCAGTTGACTGTCTCCTTCCGACCGGCATCATTGTACCAATGTTGTGCAACAGGGATGCAACTCTGgagaaaatcaaaactgatCTGTGGATAGAGTCCAAGAAATATCCCCTCCATGGCCATCTTCTGTGTGCCGAGTCATACATATTTGTTGGAATTACCCAGGATGCTGAGCGAGAAGAGTTCTATGATGAAACTCGGAGACTGTGTGACTTGCGATTGTTTCAAGCCACTCTCAAAGTGATGGAACCAATTGGAAACCGAGAGGAAAAAATGTTAAATTATGAAATAG GAATGTTGATTGGAAAACCTGTGAATGAATTCAATGAGATGAAAGATCTGGAGGTGATGACATTTCGACGGAACATTCTGGGAGTGTGCAAGGAGACAATCGACCAGCGGGAGAAGGATAACATTCTTAGTCGGGCGATGTATGCATATCCACCCGATATTGAATCAAATCAAGTGCTGCCACCACATCTCactgaaaaactgaaaaagTTTGGTGATG ATAACTCTGTGATAATCTGTGTGTGGGTTGTGGCCGAGGACAATAATAGATCTAAATACAGCGTAAAGGTTGCCCACAATGCAACACCAACAGATGTGATTGCGGAAACCATCCGTCGACGAAGTAGACTCATGATGATGTCAAAGGAGCACACACAGCGATGCATTGAGGAATACAGTCATGCGTATGTCCTAAAAGTGTGTGGATGTGACCAGTTTTTCCTGGAGGACTGTCCAATAAGCCAGTATAAG CCGATCCGCGAGTGCATCGCCAATGAGAAGATTCCACAGCTGATGCTGTTGCTGAAGGAGAGTGTGTTTGACTCCCTACATGAGAATGAGTTCTTCCTGCCATCATATTCTGTACGAG GTATTCAGGCTCTGAATGAGATCAACAACCAGCAGACTGTCTCGCTGTGGGATGTCCAGGCCATGCTGAGGATAAAGATGAACTGTGCCACATACGTCAACGTCAAGGAGCTGGGCAAG ATTTACGTGAAGGCGTGTGTGTACCACGGAACTGAGCCTCTTTGTGAAGCACGTAACACGCAGCAGGTGGACTCGACCAACCCACGCTGGGATCAGTGGCTGGAGTTTCTGCCCATCCCCGATATCCCTCGCAGTGCTCGTCTCTGTCTCTCAATTTGCTCTGTCTCCAAGAGGAAGAACAAAAAG GTTCACTATGCTCTGGCATGGGGCAACCTTCAGATGTTTGACTTCAATGACCGTCTCCTGTCGGAAAAGATCAGCCTTCACCTCTGGCCGATGCCTCAAGGAATGGACGACTTGCTTAATCCCATCGGATCACCAG GATCCAACCCGGACAAAGACTGTCCATGTCTGGAGCTTGAGTTTGACCGATTCAGCCATCCTGTACGGTATCCCCCTGACTCGCACTTCGAACAGCTGGCCAATCACATCACACATCGGGACACATACAGCCAG ATTGACACCAAACAAGAGTTAGAGCGTGACAGGAAGATGTTGGAGGACATCATTAGTAAAGACCCTCTGTCAGATCTGTCAGAGCAGGACAAGGAACTCTTGTGGAAGAGGAG GGAGCTTTGTTTAGCGATGCCCCACTCTCTACCCAAGCTGTTGTCCTCTGTGAAGTGGAATGACAGAGAAAATGTGGCACAG TTATATGTGTTATTGAGAAGATGGCCTTCGGTTGTGCCGGAGGTGGCCTTGGAACTGTTAGACTGCTCCTACTCTGATCTGAGAGTCCGACAGTTTGCCGTGGAATGTCTGGACCGTGGTCTCCGCGACGACAAACTGTCTCAGTATCTTCTTCAGCTTGTGCAG GCATTGAAGTATGAGCCATATATGGACAATCCAATGACAAAGTTCCTTTTGAAGAGAGCTCTTCTGTCCCAGCGGATTGGAAACTTCTTCTTCTGGCATCTAAA ATCGGAAATGCATCAGACGTCATCGCGGCTGCGGTTTGGCCTGATGCTTGAGGCTTACTGTCGAGGGTGTGGGTCATTCCTTAAAACGCTGAGTCGACAGGTCGAGGCATTGGAAAAGCTAACTAAACTCACCGACATGCTCAAGTCAGAGGTCAAAGAT GACGAGCAGATGAAGTTCCTGCAGGAACAGCTGCAGCAGCCTGACTACCAGGAGGCGCTCCAGAGCATCATCTCCCCACTCAACACAGCGCATGTCCTAGGGGAGGTGAT ACAAGCTGACTGTCGCGTCATGACGTCCAAGAAGCGCCCCCTGTGGTTGGTGTGGAGTAACCCTGACCCGATGAGAGATGTGCATCAGGCAGACTACAGACTTATGTTCAAGAATGGTGATG ATCTGAGACAGGACATGCTGACTCTCCAGGTGATTCGGCTGATGGACACGATCTGGAAGGCGGAAGGCCTGGACCTCAG AATGATTCCTTATGGATGCTTGGCAACGGGGAAGGATGTGGGCCTGATTCAGGTTGTTCGGAATGCCAAGACAATTACATCCATACAGTCTAGGGGAGGAACTCGGGCTGCCATTCAGATGGACTCCTCACAGCTTCATCGGTGGATCAAGGAGAAGAATGCAGACAG ATATGACCAAGCGATCGATGCATTTACTAGGTCATGTGCAGGCTACTGTGTCGCCACATTCGTGCTGGGCATCGGCGACAGGCATCCTGAAAACATCATGGTGACAGAAGAAGGACAG gTATTCCACATCGACTTTGGTCATTTTTTGGATCACAAAAAGAAAAAGTTTGGGATCAACAGAGAACGCGTTCCATTTGTCCTGACAGAGGATTTCATCCGAGTAATAGCTAAGGGTGCGGACCAACCATCCAAACAGGAAGAGTATGAACG GTTCCAGAAGCTGTGTATATCTGCATATGTGTTCCTGCGAAAACATGCCCACCTGTTCATTACGCTGTTCACACTGATGTTGTCGTGCGGTATCCCGGAGCTTCAGTCACTAGATGACATAGGCTACATTCGAAAGACTCTTGCCGTGGAGAAGACTGAGAAGGAGGCTGTGAAGTACTTCATGGAACAATTTGGAAATGCATATGGAGATTCGTGGACCACAAAGTTTGACTGGTTCTTCCACAATATCAAGCAGTGGCTCTAA